A genomic segment from Halomonas sp. GD1P12 encodes:
- a CDS encoding 6-carboxytetrahydropterin synthase, translated as MALFVKELSHIDVSVWCPQNGLTGVSWQVDATLEGELGEDGMLFDFGRVKPFIKKTLDAGVDHTLLVPVQAPGVSVEACDEGLCVRATAPYAFEVRGPLQAFTLIEAATIERAALADSISQTLTRTCPENVERVTLTFFDEVIDGAAYGYSHGLKRHDGNCQRIAHGHRSRLEIYQHGERQPAIERRWASWLDQRYLLERADIDTQGETQLTCRYMAGEGAFALTLPVERCAVLPYPTTVENIARWLAKEIASETGTPTRVHAFEGFNKGATGESEGV; from the coding sequence ATGGCCCTTTTCGTTAAAGAACTCAGTCATATCGATGTCTCGGTCTGGTGCCCGCAAAACGGCCTGACCGGCGTGAGCTGGCAGGTGGATGCCACCCTGGAAGGCGAGCTTGGCGAGGACGGTATGCTGTTCGATTTCGGTCGCGTCAAACCCTTCATCAAGAAGACGCTCGACGCCGGGGTCGACCACACGCTACTGGTACCGGTGCAGGCGCCGGGCGTGAGTGTCGAAGCCTGCGACGAAGGTCTTTGCGTGCGTGCCACCGCGCCCTACGCATTTGAGGTGCGCGGCCCACTCCAGGCCTTTACGTTGATCGAGGCGGCCACCATCGAGCGCGCCGCACTCGCCGACTCGATCAGCCAAACGCTGACCCGGACCTGCCCGGAGAACGTCGAACGGGTGACGCTTACGTTTTTTGACGAGGTCATCGACGGCGCGGCCTATGGCTACAGCCACGGGCTGAAGCGTCACGACGGCAACTGCCAGCGTATCGCCCACGGTCACCGCTCGCGCCTCGAAATTTATCAGCACGGCGAGCGCCAGCCAGCGATCGAGCGTCGCTGGGCAAGCTGGCTCGACCAGCGCTACCTGCTCGAGCGCGCCGATATCGATACGCAAGGCGAAACACAGCTGACGTGTCGCTACATGGCCGGCGAAGGCGCGTTCGCCCTCACCCTGCCGGTGGAGCGCTGCGCGGTGTTGCCCTACCCAACCACCGTCGAGAACATCGCCCGCTGGCTCGCCAAAGAGATCGCAAGCGAGACGGGCACGCCGACGCGGGTACATGCGTTCGAGGGCTTCAACAAGGGCGCCACCGGCGAAAGCGAGGGGGTGTGA
- a CDS encoding YkgJ family cysteine cluster protein codes for MAALIAREKPAAPNGGCRAGCGACCIAPSISSAIPGMPGGKPAGVRCVQLDDDNLCRLFGDPRRPAVCARFVFDHDVCGERRDQALATLAWLEAST; via the coding sequence ATGGCGGCGCTGATTGCCAGAGAGAAGCCCGCCGCCCCCAACGGCGGCTGTCGCGCCGGCTGCGGGGCGTGCTGTATTGCGCCATCGATCAGCTCCGCCATTCCGGGGATGCCCGGCGGCAAGCCTGCCGGCGTTCGCTGCGTCCAGCTCGATGACGACAACCTGTGCCGGCTATTCGGTGATCCGCGCCGGCCAGCGGTTTGCGCGCGGTTCGTGTTCGATCACGACGTGTGCGGGGAGCGCCGCGACCAGGCGCTAGCCACGCTCGCCTGGCTCGAGGCGAGTACCTGA
- a CDS encoding tRNA-(ms[2]io[6]A)-hydroxylase, translating to MSIELAELKSQDHALGAEDLLPESLSAFLACKTPDAWLGWALANPQTLLIDHAQCEKKAASTAMHLLYRHVDQPLLLSKMSQLAREELLHFEQVVGLMERRGVTYTHLSASRYAEGLRQHLRANEPERLIDILIIGALIEARSCERFARLIPYLDEELARFYRTLVKSEGRHFEDYLLLARQQTAEPIDDRIAFFVAREAELITSTDTAFRFHSGVPA from the coding sequence ATGTCGATAGAGTTAGCCGAATTGAAGTCGCAGGATCACGCGCTTGGCGCCGAAGACCTGCTGCCGGAAAGCCTCAGCGCTTTTCTGGCATGTAAAACGCCGGATGCGTGGCTTGGCTGGGCGCTGGCCAACCCGCAAACGCTGCTGATCGATCACGCTCAGTGCGAAAAGAAAGCTGCCTCCACGGCGATGCATCTTCTATATCGCCATGTCGACCAGCCACTGCTGCTTTCCAAAATGTCGCAGCTCGCCCGCGAGGAGCTTCTGCATTTCGAGCAGGTGGTCGGGCTGATGGAGCGTCGCGGCGTTACCTATACCCACCTGAGCGCGTCGCGCTACGCCGAAGGGCTCAGACAGCACCTGCGCGCCAACGAGCCGGAGCGGCTGATCGATATCCTGATCATTGGCGCCTTGATCGAGGCGCGCAGCTGTGAGCGCTTCGCGCGGCTGATTCCCTACCTCGATGAAGAGCTCGCCCGGTTCTATCGCACGCTGGTCAAGTCGGAAGGGCGCCACTTCGAGGATTACCTGCTGCTGGCGCGGCAGCAAACGGCAGAGCCGATCGATGATCGCATCGCTTTTTTCGTGGCGCGTGAAGCCGAGCTGATCACCTCAACCGATACAGCATTTCGTTTTCATAGCGGTGTGCCGGCTTAA
- a CDS encoding AAA family ATPase has protein sequence MRDAKQIDKLTLFGHFSLSLGEDVLTHFSYDKVKALLIYLCLHRQPVNRAALAELLWPDQGLSSGRTNLRHALHCLRQSLGDNADTVLNVSRQTIAFNLPAHWQVDLHELQTLLEGPADLDRLEAVMACYQGDLVEELSLANCSEFQRWLVQTRNEWRQRVIRFAEQVLETQSDVPDAMIEELVSSFSGYGPFHERLVRQLAENNHMAAAHEQYQSYLQLLALSGQQPEPGFLQLASYWSDGQVETQIVSPQGAYSRALAADSKPLREDEIELRQLSVMAIRLTLKGDWQERGAMRHCLTLQLELLRWLEQQCHHLGGFWLPGATGGVGLACFGTHGPAHQLAELVALYEHCRQALPQEITRRWSIEQQAPSFELAAGLNSGRVVYLPERQLADPLGQVTQLSLSLMSAAEGSELVISQEASQHMPPALDLQPRLSSRLVASDGRVRLRALVLGQNEGGRDATPPSLIGRETALRALRDGQARASIGLRQSILVRGGTGMGKSALMVGFRQLELSRDAAVCWLPTTRLSVLEPYGVARQLLAWHCQKACDLETLHALQQTLEITSLDEARQELLEQALGAREVEDSAQLTQNGDAVELVARLLHRLIEREAQSRTLLLMIDDLQWLDEPSFKVLTGLQARLPINTAFMLVASHHGREPLPVKLHWDQQISLGKLDAGQSGRLLTQLAKRYQIHLSPRLKNQIVERCDGVPLYLQEICRRLDMDRREGRSVQFNELPKGLLGLLTSRVDQLERDRDIAHVAAVLGRRFRFDMLLAASQTDKSRLLKALEHMRQLEIIDAFEQPGIESEYQFSHQLLHEAAYLSCPKDVRSALHQQVVTLIEERFPMWISRHPGDFANHLRRSGHQTRAARYFELAAREALKVSANRTALKMADFGLGCLGEAADHLEREVSLLTVKGQAAFALEGHGSPTAHECFVSARELLRDAGGDPLEDPEDLEQIFLVKWGLWLSRSQRYAHADAFALAATLSNIAKRLEDPRYGRLADYAGAQCEYWAGRIAQAFDHFNELDPLNAPMMIEWLPFSEHPQVSAACFQGWTLCLRGDYQRAERHIAAAIRLAEKIGHPGTLAIALMFATALYRQLGHVHLAARHAERAAAMTATPDLQLWQISAQGVLGWQQALSGDPAGLSRLKESLDQMAELNGRDRFQRPVLWYADACIELGELSTAEEYLDQCLTIARERSSLFLPEIATQLAKVRHLQGYSKSEVTALTELAIDHAREQGNRHHELAALEFWLTHIAPEDRKTRELFREKLSSVSHSDAPVLVRWINLLERRLPQPAGMEG, from the coding sequence ATGCGCGATGCCAAGCAGATCGACAAGCTGACCCTTTTTGGCCATTTCTCCCTGTCGCTGGGAGAGGACGTACTGACCCATTTCAGCTACGACAAAGTCAAGGCGCTGCTGATTTATTTGTGTTTGCATCGCCAGCCCGTCAACCGCGCCGCGCTCGCCGAGCTGCTTTGGCCGGATCAGGGGCTCTCCTCCGGGCGCACCAACCTGCGCCACGCCCTTCACTGTCTGCGCCAGTCGCTTGGCGACAACGCCGACACGGTGCTCAACGTGTCGCGTCAGACCATCGCCTTCAACCTGCCGGCGCACTGGCAGGTCGATCTGCACGAGCTGCAAACGCTGCTCGAAGGCCCGGCGGATCTCGATAGGCTCGAGGCGGTGATGGCCTGTTACCAGGGCGATCTGGTCGAAGAGCTGTCGCTTGCCAACTGCAGCGAGTTTCAGCGCTGGCTGGTACAGACGCGCAACGAGTGGCGCCAGCGGGTGATCCGCTTCGCCGAACAGGTGCTCGAGACGCAAAGCGACGTGCCGGACGCGATGATCGAGGAGCTGGTCAGCAGCTTCTCGGGTTACGGTCCGTTTCACGAACGGCTGGTACGCCAGCTCGCCGAAAACAATCACATGGCCGCGGCCCACGAGCAGTATCAAAGTTATCTGCAGCTGTTGGCGCTCTCGGGACAGCAGCCCGAACCTGGCTTTCTACAGCTGGCAAGCTACTGGTCCGACGGCCAGGTCGAGACGCAGATCGTCAGCCCCCAGGGCGCCTACTCGAGGGCGCTGGCCGCCGACAGCAAGCCGCTGCGCGAGGACGAAATCGAGCTACGTCAGCTCTCGGTCATGGCCATTCGCCTGACGCTCAAGGGCGACTGGCAGGAGCGCGGCGCCATGCGCCACTGCCTGACGCTCCAGCTCGAGCTTTTGCGCTGGCTGGAGCAGCAGTGCCATCACCTGGGCGGCTTTTGGCTTCCCGGGGCGACCGGCGGGGTAGGGCTTGCCTGCTTCGGCACCCACGGCCCGGCCCACCAGCTCGCCGAGCTGGTAGCGCTTTACGAGCACTGCCGCCAGGCGCTGCCCCAGGAGATCACGCGGCGCTGGAGTATCGAGCAGCAGGCGCCGAGTTTCGAGCTCGCCGCAGGGCTCAACAGCGGCCGGGTCGTCTATCTGCCCGAGCGCCAGCTCGCCGATCCCCTGGGTCAGGTGACCCAGCTTTCGCTGTCGCTGATGAGCGCCGCCGAAGGCAGTGAGCTGGTGATTTCGCAAGAGGCGAGCCAGCACATGCCGCCGGCGCTCGACTTGCAGCCCAGGCTTTCGTCGCGGCTGGTGGCCAGTGATGGCCGCGTGCGCCTGCGCGCTTTGGTGTTGGGGCAAAACGAAGGCGGGCGTGATGCCACGCCGCCGAGTCTCATCGGCCGCGAAACCGCGTTGAGAGCGCTGCGCGACGGCCAGGCGCGGGCGAGCATCGGGCTGCGCCAGAGCATTCTGGTGCGCGGCGGCACGGGCATGGGCAAGTCCGCGCTGATGGTCGGTTTTCGCCAGTTGGAGCTCAGTCGCGACGCGGCGGTGTGCTGGCTGCCCACCACGCGCCTTTCGGTACTGGAGCCCTACGGCGTCGCCCGCCAGCTGCTTGCCTGGCACTGCCAAAAAGCGTGTGATCTGGAAACGCTCCACGCGCTGCAGCAAACGCTCGAGATAACGTCCCTCGACGAGGCGCGCCAGGAGCTTTTGGAGCAGGCTCTGGGCGCGCGGGAAGTCGAGGATAGTGCCCAGCTCACCCAAAACGGCGACGCCGTGGAGCTGGTCGCAAGGCTTCTACATCGGCTGATCGAGCGCGAGGCGCAAAGCCGCACGCTGCTTCTGATGATCGACGATTTGCAGTGGCTCGACGAACCCTCTTTCAAGGTGTTGACCGGGCTGCAGGCCAGGCTTCCCATCAACACCGCCTTCATGCTGGTGGCCAGCCACCACGGCCGCGAGCCGCTGCCGGTCAAGCTGCACTGGGACCAGCAGATATCGCTTGGCAAACTCGACGCTGGCCAGTCCGGGCGGCTTTTGACCCAGCTTGCCAAACGCTATCAGATCCACCTGAGTCCAAGGCTCAAGAATCAGATCGTCGAGCGCTGCGATGGCGTACCGCTCTATCTACAGGAGATCTGCCGGCGGCTGGACATGGATCGTCGAGAAGGTCGCAGCGTGCAGTTCAACGAGCTGCCCAAGGGCCTTTTGGGCCTTCTGACCAGCCGGGTCGACCAGCTCGAGCGCGACCGCGACATTGCTCACGTGGCGGCGGTGCTCGGCCGGCGTTTTCGCTTCGACATGCTGCTCGCCGCCAGTCAGACCGACAAGAGCCGACTGTTGAAGGCGCTGGAGCATATGCGCCAGCTCGAAATCATCGATGCCTTCGAGCAGCCCGGCATTGAGAGCGAGTATCAGTTCAGCCATCAGCTGCTGCACGAAGCGGCGTACCTCTCCTGCCCGAAGGACGTGCGCAGCGCGCTTCATCAGCAGGTCGTCACGCTGATCGAAGAGCGCTTTCCGATGTGGATCAGCCGTCACCCCGGCGACTTTGCCAATCACCTGCGCCGCAGTGGCCACCAAACCCGCGCCGCGCGCTACTTCGAACTCGCTGCCCGTGAGGCGCTCAAGGTCAGCGCCAACCGCACCGCGCTCAAGATGGCGGATTTCGGTCTGGGCTGTCTGGGGGAGGCGGCGGATCACCTCGAGCGTGAAGTGAGTCTTCTCACCGTCAAGGGCCAGGCTGCTTTCGCCCTTGAAGGCCACGGCTCGCCGACCGCTCACGAGTGTTTCGTCAGCGCCCGGGAGCTTTTGCGCGACGCGGGAGGCGACCCGCTCGAGGACCCGGAGGATCTCGAGCAGATCTTTCTGGTCAAGTGGGGGCTTTGGTTGAGCCGCAGCCAGCGCTATGCCCACGCCGACGCCTTTGCGCTGGCCGCGACGCTTTCCAATATCGCCAAGCGGCTGGAGGATCCGCGCTATGGCCGGCTCGCCGACTACGCCGGCGCTCAGTGCGAGTACTGGGCTGGACGTATCGCTCAGGCGTTCGACCACTTCAACGAGCTCGACCCGCTCAATGCGCCGATGATGATCGAGTGGCTGCCGTTCTCGGAGCACCCCCAGGTGAGCGCGGCCTGCTTTCAGGGCTGGACGCTGTGCCTTCGCGGCGATTACCAGCGTGCCGAGCGCCATATCGCCGCGGCGATTCGTCTGGCCGAGAAAATTGGCCACCCCGGCACGCTTGCCATCGCCCTGATGTTCGCCACCGCGCTCTATCGTCAGCTCGGTCACGTTCACCTGGCGGCGCGCCACGCCGAGCGCGCCGCGGCGATGACCGCGACACCGGATCTACAGCTATGGCAAATCTCCGCTCAGGGCGTGCTTGGCTGGCAGCAGGCGCTCAGCGGTGACCCGGCGGGGCTATCAAGGCTCAAGGAGAGCCTCGATCAGATGGCGGAGCTCAATGGGCGCGACCGCTTTCAGCGTCCGGTGCTTTGGTACGCCGACGCCTGTATCGAGCTTGGGGAGCTCTCTACCGCTGAGGAGTATCTGGATCAGTGCCTGACCATCGCCCGTGAACGCAGCAGCCTGTTTTTACCGGAGATCGCCACCCAGCTTGCCAAAGTGCGTCATCTGCAGGGTTACTCGAAAAGCGAGGTGACCGCGCTGACCGAGCTTGCCATCGACCACGCTCGCGAGCAGGGCAATCGCCACCACGAGCTCGCCGCGCTCGAGTTCTGGCTGACCCATATTGCCCCAGAGGATCGAAAGACGCGTGAGCTCTTCCGTGAAAAGCTTTCAAGCGTCAGCCACAGCGATGCGCCGGTGCTGGTGCGCTGGATCAACCTGTTGGAACGGCGCCTGCCGCAGCCCGCCGGGATGGAGGGCTAA